ATCTAACCCAAAGTTAGTTAGTTGGTTATGAACAGGACCTGCGATTTCCTGCttgtttattgttgtctttGATGATTTTGTTTTACCTGTAAAGGTTATTGGTTTTGTTGTTATGTACCAAGAGATAGtttttgaacatgaaggaacttgagtatttatttttaaaccatgtaaagtcttttgttattttgcttcttcttctttttttctgtttgttttatttagttttttttaaacaaaaaacaagtcacCAAAATGTCTCATGCcagtttttcttatttctgGCTGAACACAATGTAATAAAATTGTCCTGTTTATAGTCTTTACTCTTactcaaaaatatttcagtcatcaaaaaaaagagtgatgttttaaatgtgtaaatgctAACCAAATAACTTTTTAATCAGAAAAGAAATTCATTCAAAAACAAAGCCAACACAGTAAAGCATTTTACTTTCACATTATTGTAACAAAAAATAGCAATTTCAGCCTGCAGTTAAAACATTGCAAACCATATTCATTTAGAGACAAATTGTCTTACAGCCCCAAGTCCAAGAAGCTAGATCGCTTTGAAAGGTTGAGTGTTATTTCTGCGAGAAAGGGAATGAATTTTGGTCCATTAACTCTCCGACTCTCTCCTGGAGGGTCTTCACCACCTCTTCTAGGATGAACAAGTGTGTGTCGTCAAGGTCCTTGAGGATGAACTTCTTTCCCAGGGCCATTTTTTCATCCAGGAAGAGGAGAAACTGTTTCATGGCAGGATCACTGGTCGGTGGACAGGATAAGAGTAAAGGGTCAACAACAAAGTCGATATATCCtttacaaatgtgaaaaaataaccTGCTGACATGGTACATTCTGTCGTCTTTTGTGGAACCAACGGATTCATATCCTTTATCGGAATTACTTTTCAAGATGCAAATGTCTCTGGACAGGTTTTACTACTTACCATTCAACAAGGACACCTTTGTGTACGTTGACCATGATGACAGTTGCAGAGGAATAAGCAGTC
The sequence above is drawn from the Eleginops maclovinus isolate JMC-PN-2008 ecotype Puerto Natales chromosome 15, JC_Emac_rtc_rv5, whole genome shotgun sequence genome and encodes:
- the gtf2h5 gene encoding general transcription factor IIH subunit 5, which produces MVNVHKGVLVECDPAMKQFLLFLDEKMALGKKFILKDLDDTHLFILEEVVKTLQERVGELMDQNSFPFSQK